The Sphingomonas sp. So64.6b genome includes a region encoding these proteins:
- a CDS encoding tRNA-binding protein yields the protein MHATHDPAAAAAPTIGFDDFLAVDIRIGTIVEALPFPEARKPAYRLTIDFGPAIGIKRSSAQITEHYTLDDLPGRQVAAVVNFPPRQIGPMMSEVLTLGFPDADGKVVLVGPTVSVPNGGRLF from the coding sequence ATGCACGCGACCCACGATCCCGCTGCCGCCGCAGCGCCGACGATCGGCTTCGACGACTTCCTTGCCGTCGATATCCGTATCGGCACGATCGTCGAGGCGCTGCCCTTTCCCGAAGCGCGCAAGCCGGCATATCGGCTGACGATCGATTTCGGCCCGGCGATCGGGATCAAGCGATCGTCAGCGCAGATCACCGAACATTATACGCTCGACGACCTTCCCGGCCGGCAAGTCGCGGCGGTGGTCAATTTCCCGCCACGCCAGATCGGCCCGATGATGTCGGAAGTGCTGACGCTCGGTTTTCCCGATGCCGACGGCAAGGTCGTACTGGTCGGCCCGACCGTGTCAGTACCGAATGGCGGGCGGCTCTTCTGA
- a CDS encoding GIY-YIG nuclease family protein, producing the protein MREREPCVYILASAFNGRLYTGATSNLVGRVMQHRDGTFDGFTKKYGIRRLVWYEVGETMDSVIATEKRIKKWRREWRMNLIERDNPHWDDLAVALGLGPLR; encoded by the coding sequence ATGAGGGAGCGCGAACCCTGCGTCTATATTCTGGCGAGCGCCTTTAACGGGCGGCTTTACACCGGCGCGACGTCGAACCTGGTCGGGCGTGTGATGCAGCATCGCGATGGCACATTCGACGGCTTTACCAAGAAATACGGCATCAGGCGGCTTGTCTGGTACGAAGTCGGTGAGACGATGGACTCGGTTATCGCGACCGAGAAACGGATCAAGAAGTGGCGCCGCGAATGGCGGATGAACCTGATCGAGCGGGACAATCCGCATTGGGACGATCTGGCCGTGGCGCTCGGATTGGGGCCATTGCGCTAG
- a CDS encoding M48 family metallopeptidase encodes MRKSMIWGAAGLAAVLLPTMAHAASPAFDVERATRAYLDLLQGPARAKSDAYFEGGYWLTLWGTLASVVTYLIMLATGMAARFRDITERLIKRRWLQPAIFAVPFTIAGALIILPWTIYTGFFRERQYGLMNQGFGAWLGEQAIGVGVGIVVNMILFAVMFAVIRRFPRRWWLLGAAAMTGFVLIAALVAPLFIMPLFNKYTEMPAGPLRDRIVAVAAANHIPADHIYVSDASKQSKRISANVSGLGPTIRITLNDNLLNRTGPDEVVAVMGHEMGHYVLNHVQKAILAFAVIFLVVFFLIARIAPALVARYPRWGVRDVADPAAAAIFMLLASVAGLILTPVQNTLVRVQESEADAFGLDAAREPDGFAKVAMRLSEYRKIEPGPAEEALFFDHPSGATRVRMSMQWKKDHVPGATMIKPDVKFDQ; translated from the coding sequence ATGCGCAAATCGATGATCTGGGGCGCCGCGGGACTGGCGGCCGTCTTGCTGCCGACCATGGCCCATGCGGCCAGTCCGGCGTTTGATGTCGAACGGGCGACCCGCGCCTATCTCGACTTGCTGCAGGGCCCGGCGCGAGCCAAGTCCGACGCTTATTTCGAGGGCGGCTACTGGCTTACGCTATGGGGCACGCTCGCCTCGGTCGTCACCTATCTGATCATGCTCGCGACCGGCATGGCGGCCCGGTTCCGCGATATCACCGAACGGCTGATCAAACGGCGCTGGCTGCAGCCGGCGATATTCGCCGTGCCCTTCACCATCGCCGGCGCGCTGATCATTCTGCCCTGGACGATCTACACCGGCTTTTTCCGCGAGAGACAATATGGCCTGATGAACCAGGGCTTCGGCGCCTGGCTCGGCGAGCAGGCGATCGGCGTGGGCGTCGGCATCGTCGTCAACATGATCCTGTTCGCGGTGATGTTCGCCGTGATCCGGCGCTTCCCGCGACGCTGGTGGCTGCTCGGCGCGGCGGCGATGACGGGCTTCGTGCTGATTGCCGCCCTGGTCGCGCCGCTGTTCATCATGCCGCTGTTCAACAAATATACCGAGATGCCGGCGGGACCCTTGCGCGATCGCATCGTCGCGGTCGCCGCCGCCAATCATATCCCGGCCGACCATATCTATGTTTCCGACGCATCGAAGCAGAGCAAGCGCATCTCGGCCAATGTCTCCGGCCTGGGGCCGACGATCCGCATCACGCTCAACGACAATCTGCTCAACCGCACCGGACCCGACGAAGTCGTCGCGGTGATGGGCCATGAGATGGGGCATTATGTGCTCAATCACGTGCAGAAGGCGATCCTGGCCTTTGCCGTGATCTTCCTGGTGGTCTTTTTCCTGATCGCGCGGATCGCGCCGGCGCTGGTTGCGCGTTATCCGCGTTGGGGCGTGCGCGACGTCGCGGATCCGGCGGCGGCGGCGATCTTCATGCTGCTCGCCTCGGTCGCCGGGCTGATCCTGACGCCGGTGCAGAACACGTTGGTCCGCGTCCAGGAAAGCGAGGCCGACGCGTTCGGCCTAGACGCCGCGCGCGAGCCGGATGGTTTCGCCAAGGTCGCGATGCGCCTGTCGGAATATCGCAAGATCGAACCGGGTCCGGCCGAGGAGGCGCTGTTCTTCGACCATCCGTCGGGCGCAACGCGGGTGCGTATGTCGATGCAGTGGAAGAAGGACCATGTGCCCGGCGCGACGATGATCAAGCCGGACGTGAAGTTCGACCAATAG
- the pepN gene encoding aminopeptidase N codes for MLDVQTATAHPAITRREDYRPPDWQVPEIALDLDLDPSATRVHATLKLVRTSAHDRPLVLDGAGQTPLSVKVDGVAINNWRIEDDALIIELSGSEHVVETEVEIAPDRNTQLMGLYASGGNLCTQCEAEGFRRITFFPDRPDVLTRYKVRMAADKARFPVLLANGDPVGAGDLGDGRHWAEWHDPYPKPCYLFAMVAGDLVANRATFVTRSGREVALGIWVRPADLPKTAHAIEALKTSMKWDEDVYGREYDLDVFNIVAVDDFNFGAMENKGLNIFNSRYILADAETATDYDFDAIAAVVAHEYFHNWSGNRVTCRDWFQLSLKEGFTVFRDQSFSADQGSAAVKRIEDVRGLRAAQFPEDSGPLAHPIRPDAYLEISNFYTATIYNKGAEVIRMMATMLGPKKFRAATDLYFDRFDGTAATCEDFVACMEEAGGIDLAQFRLWYSQAGTPRVSASLSHEPGSGRAVLKLAQRMPPTPGQSDKAPMVLPLKLKLFGAETARPIGPEQLILLSDAEEQISFETVTERPILSINRAFSAPVIVETDRSAADLAFLSAHDDDPFARYEAMQQLMLDTLVEGTAHGRADHAAVIAAVANTLQDAQLDSAFIAEAVLLPSDSFIGDQMAQVDPEAIFRAREALRRDLARALEPQWRAAYEGARAAKFEYSPGAKGQRRLKTVALGYIAASGAGDAAALAFRQFETADNMTDRQGALTSLVSGNAPERVAALDIFYNRYSDNALVLDKWFSTQALSARDDTPAMVADLARHRDFTLANPNRARALVGAFSVNQRAFNQASGEGYRFVADQLIALDKLNPQTAAKLIPPLGRWRRFDEDRAAMMRAELERIVATPGLSKDMFEQASRSLAG; via the coding sequence ATGTTAGATGTTCAGACCGCCACCGCCCATCCCGCTATCACCCGTCGTGAGGATTATCGCCCGCCCGACTGGCAGGTCCCGGAGATCGCGCTCGACCTCGATCTGGATCCCAGCGCAACCCGGGTGCATGCGACGCTCAAACTGGTGCGGACCAGCGCGCATGACCGGCCTTTGGTGCTCGACGGCGCGGGCCAGACGCCCTTGTCGGTCAAGGTCGACGGCGTTGCGATCAACAATTGGCGGATCGAGGACGATGCGCTGATCATCGAGCTGTCGGGCTCCGAACATGTCGTAGAAACCGAAGTCGAGATCGCGCCTGACCGCAACACGCAGTTGATGGGGCTCTACGCCTCGGGCGGCAATCTGTGCACACAGTGCGAAGCGGAAGGGTTCCGCCGCATCACATTCTTCCCTGACCGCCCCGATGTGCTGACGCGCTACAAGGTGCGTATGGCGGCCGACAAGGCGCGCTTCCCGGTGCTGCTCGCCAATGGCGATCCGGTCGGCGCGGGCGATCTCGGTGACGGACGGCATTGGGCCGAATGGCACGATCCGTACCCGAAACCCTGTTATCTGTTCGCGATGGTCGCGGGCGATCTGGTCGCCAATCGCGCGACCTTTGTCACCCGTTCGGGACGCGAAGTCGCACTCGGCATCTGGGTACGCCCCGCCGACCTGCCCAAGACCGCGCACGCCATCGAAGCACTCAAGACCTCGATGAAATGGGACGAGGATGTCTATGGCCGCGAGTATGACCTGGACGTGTTCAACATCGTCGCGGTCGATGATTTCAACTTCGGCGCGATGGAGAACAAAGGCCTCAACATCTTCAATTCGCGCTACATCCTGGCCGATGCGGAGACCGCGACCGATTATGATTTCGACGCGATCGCCGCGGTCGTCGCGCATGAATATTTCCACAATTGGTCGGGCAACCGCGTCACCTGCCGCGACTGGTTTCAGCTGTCGCTGAAGGAAGGCTTCACGGTCTTTCGCGACCAGAGCTTTTCGGCCGATCAGGGTTCGGCGGCGGTCAAGCGGATCGAGGATGTGCGTGGGCTTCGCGCGGCGCAATTCCCGGAGGATTCGGGGCCGCTGGCGCATCCGATCCGTCCCGACGCCTATCTCGAAATCTCGAATTTCTACACCGCTACGATCTACAACAAGGGCGCCGAGGTCATCCGCATGATGGCGACGATGCTTGGCCCGAAGAAATTCCGCGCCGCGACCGACCTGTATTTCGATCGCTTCGACGGAACCGCGGCGACTTGCGAAGATTTCGTCGCCTGCATGGAGGAAGCTGGCGGGATCGATCTTGCCCAGTTCCGCTTATGGTATTCGCAAGCGGGCACGCCACGTGTCTCCGCGTCATTGAGCCACGAACCCGGCAGCGGCCGAGCGGTCCTCAAGCTCGCGCAGCGTATGCCGCCAACGCCCGGCCAGTCCGACAAGGCGCCGATGGTCCTGCCGCTCAAGCTCAAGCTGTTCGGTGCCGAGACCGCGCGGCCGATCGGACCGGAACAGCTGATCCTGTTGTCCGACGCGGAGGAACAGATCAGTTTCGAGACCGTCACGGAGCGTCCCATATTGTCGATCAATCGAGCCTTTTCCGCGCCGGTGATCGTCGAGACCGATCGCTCGGCGGCCGATCTCGCTTTCCTCTCGGCGCATGATGACGACCCGTTCGCGCGTTACGAAGCGATGCAGCAGCTGATGCTCGACACGTTGGTCGAGGGGACGGCGCATGGTCGCGCGGATCACGCCGCGGTGATCGCCGCGGTCGCCAACACGTTGCAGGATGCGCAGCTCGATTCGGCCTTCATCGCCGAAGCGGTGTTGTTGCCCTCGGACAGTTTTATCGGCGACCAGATGGCGCAGGTCGATCCCGAAGCGATCTTCCGCGCGCGTGAGGCATTGCGCCGCGATCTCGCGCGCGCACTCGAGCCGCAATGGCGTGCCGCTTATGAAGGCGCGCGCGCGGCGAAGTTCGAATATTCGCCCGGCGCGAAAGGGCAAAGGCGGCTCAAGACCGTCGCGCTCGGTTATATCGCGGCGAGCGGCGCCGGTGACGCGGCAGCACTTGCTTTCCGCCAGTTCGAAACGGCGGACAATATGACCGACCGGCAAGGCGCGCTGACCAGCCTGGTCAGCGGCAACGCGCCGGAGCGGGTCGCGGCGCTCGATATCTTCTACAACCGCTACAGCGACAATGCGCTGGTGCTCGACAAATGGTTCTCGACCCAGGCGCTCTCCGCGCGCGACGACACGCCGGCGATGGTCGCCGACCTGGCGCGCCATCGCGATTTCACGCTGGCCAACCCCAACCGGGCGCGCGCTTTGGTCGGAGCGTTCAGCGTCAACCAGCGCGCGTTCAACCAGGCCTCGGGGGAAGGGTATCGCTTCGTCGCCGATCAATTGATCGCGCTCGACAAGCTCAACCCGCAGACCGCGGCGAAACTGATCCCGCCGCTCGGCCGCTGGCGCCGGTTCGACGAAGACCGCGCGGCGATGATGCGTGCCGAACTGGAGCGGATCGTCGCGACACCGGGCCTGTCGAAGGACATGTTCGAACAGGCATCGCGAAGTCTGGCGGGGTAA
- a CDS encoding DMT family transporter → MNEADTGAPPPQSTRLSVLIPFAIVTLIWGSTWLVIKDQLGVVPPSWSVAYRFLVGGVAMLIYATIRRERIALDARGWAFAAGLALFQFCLNFNFVYRAESYITSGLVAVIFALLLVPNAVLGRIFLGQRLGRQLLAGSAVAMAGVALLFVHEARTGAGGLHMAMAGIGFTLAGVMSASTANIMQGTGTAKRYPMAVMLGIGMLIGAAFDAALAWSLTGPPVIELRPAYLLGVLYLGVIASAVAFTLYFGVLRIIGPAKAAYSGVIVPVIAMLLSTIFEGYRWSLLAGAGAVLAMIGLVIALKARRPNR, encoded by the coding sequence GTGAACGAGGCCGATACCGGGGCGCCACCACCGCAATCGACCCGCCTTTCCGTCCTGATTCCGTTTGCCATCGTCACCTTGATCTGGGGCTCGACCTGGCTGGTCATCAAGGATCAGCTGGGCGTCGTACCGCCTAGCTGGTCGGTCGCTTATCGCTTTCTGGTCGGGGGCGTCGCGATGCTGATCTATGCGACGATCCGGCGCGAACGGATTGCGCTCGACGCACGCGGCTGGGCGTTCGCGGCGGGGCTCGCGCTGTTCCAGTTCTGCCTCAATTTCAACTTCGTCTATCGCGCGGAAAGCTACATCACCTCGGGGCTGGTCGCGGTCATCTTCGCGCTTTTGCTTGTGCCCAATGCGGTGCTCGGACGGATCTTCCTTGGCCAGCGGCTCGGCCGGCAATTGCTCGCCGGATCGGCGGTGGCGATGGCCGGGGTGGCATTGCTCTTCGTCCATGAGGCACGGACCGGCGCGGGCGGGCTGCATATGGCAATGGCCGGCATCGGCTTCACGCTGGCCGGCGTGATGTCGGCTTCGACCGCCAATATCATGCAGGGCACCGGCACTGCCAAACGCTATCCGATGGCCGTGATGCTCGGTATCGGCATGCTGATCGGCGCGGCGTTCGATGCGGCGCTCGCCTGGAGCCTGACCGGGCCGCCGGTGATCGAGCTGCGCCCGGCCTATCTGCTTGGCGTGCTCTATCTCGGCGTGATCGCCTCGGCCGTCGCTTTCACGCTCTATTTCGGCGTGCTCCGCATCATCGGCCCGGCCAAGGCGGCTTATTCGGGCGTGATCGTGCCGGTCATCGCAATGCTGCTATCGACGATCTTCGAGGGGTATCGCTGGTCGCTGCTCGCCGGGGCGGGCGCGGTGCTGGCGATGATCGGACTGGTCATCGCGCTCAAGGCGCGCAGGCCGAACCGGTAA
- a CDS encoding DUF72 domain-containing protein yields MAGGSSDTIRIGTAGWSIPKAVAARFPGSGSHLERYAAQLNAVEINSSFYRPHRRATYERWAASVPADFRFAVKLPRAITHERRLTGPEDLLAAFADEIAGLGEKRGPVLIQLPPSLIFDAAVTDVFFKQLHKIVGGRAVCEPRHASWFEASADVSLVRHKIARVAADPARVPHAALPGGWPGLRYTRLHGSPRVYWSSYDDAAIQSHAGTARDAGVESWTIYDNTASGAAIANAIDLHDRV; encoded by the coding sequence ATGGCGGGCGGCTCTTCTGACACGATCCGCATCGGGACGGCCGGCTGGTCGATCCCGAAAGCCGTGGCGGCGCGATTCCCCGGCAGCGGCAGTCATCTCGAGCGCTACGCCGCGCAGCTGAACGCGGTGGAAATCAACTCCAGCTTCTATCGCCCTCATCGCCGCGCCACCTATGAGCGTTGGGCGGCGAGTGTGCCGGCCGATTTCCGTTTCGCGGTCAAGCTGCCCAGGGCGATCACGCACGAACGACGCCTGACGGGGCCCGAGGATTTGCTGGCGGCATTTGCCGATGAGATTGCCGGTCTTGGCGAAAAGCGTGGACCCGTTCTTATTCAGCTCCCGCCAAGCCTGATCTTCGATGCGGCAGTGACCGATGTCTTCTTCAAGCAGCTTCACAAGATTGTTGGTGGTCGGGCGGTTTGCGAACCGCGTCATGCGAGTTGGTTCGAGGCCAGTGCCGACGTTTCTCTCGTTCGCCACAAGATAGCGCGCGTCGCCGCCGACCCGGCCAGGGTGCCGCATGCCGCGCTGCCCGGCGGCTGGCCCGGCCTGCGCTATACTCGGCTGCACGGTTCGCCGCGGGTCTATTGGTCAAGCTATGATGACGCGGCGATCCAAAGCCATGCTGGGACAGCGCGGGACGCCGGCGTGGAAAGCTGGACGATCTACGACAACACCGCGAGCGGCGCGGCGATCGCCAATGCGATCGACCTGCACGATCGGGTCTGA
- a CDS encoding M28 family metallopeptidase, which produces MFRVIGAAAFAGLASAAIAQTTPPATPTPAPVTKPAPAAINAIVNAVLPDDQAAMKAHVMFLASDAMRGREAGSPEFDIAAQYVAAQFYAAGLRPAGEQGGYIQKVPLTTYKAADKGNFVLTRPGQPPLALVFGEDYAPGANPGKRETAIDAAVVFVGYGIVAPHVKRDDYAGVDVRGKIVAYFAGAPNSLQSEERAHFSSPATKAVIAAEHGAVGTIALDRPGAIRGRTFATQVRDWDDERTTWANPDGTGGTAGAPGLGTLSSIGAAKLFVGAKAKWEDILKQSANSETRFKALELPGTLTVALKTSFEPATSANVAGVIPGSDPKIGKEIVILSAHLDHIGVGKPDATGDTINNGAEDNAVGIASLIEEAKRFKVSGKPPRRTVMFLAVTAEEKGLVGSDYFAKHPTVPKESIVADVNLDMPLLTYRFEDMVVFGADRSTLGPIVSKAVAGVGVTMSPDPDPAQAIFVRSDHYRFVQQGIPSVFLWPGQAGAGKAAWAKFFAENYHQPSDEVSLPIDWAQGIRFVDANYAIAREIADGNDRPRWNKGDFFGLLYRGYGAK; this is translated from the coding sequence ATGTTTCGAGTTATCGGCGCGGCAGCTTTTGCCGGCCTGGCGAGCGCAGCAATCGCGCAGACCACACCCCCCGCCACTCCGACGCCCGCTCCCGTCACCAAACCGGCCCCGGCAGCGATCAACGCGATCGTCAATGCAGTCCTGCCTGACGATCAGGCGGCGATGAAGGCGCATGTCATGTTCCTCGCCTCCGATGCGATGCGCGGGCGCGAGGCGGGGAGCCCGGAATTCGACATCGCGGCGCAATATGTCGCGGCGCAATTCTACGCCGCCGGCTTGCGTCCTGCGGGCGAGCAGGGCGGTTATATCCAGAAGGTGCCGCTGACCACCTACAAGGCGGCCGACAAGGGCAATTTCGTGCTGACCCGTCCCGGCCAGCCGCCCTTGGCGCTGGTGTTCGGGGAGGATTATGCGCCCGGTGCCAATCCCGGCAAACGCGAGACCGCGATCGACGCGGCCGTGGTGTTCGTCGGTTACGGCATCGTCGCGCCGCATGTGAAGCGCGACGATTATGCCGGGGTCGATGTGCGCGGCAAGATCGTCGCCTATTTCGCCGGCGCGCCGAACAGCCTGCAAAGCGAGGAACGCGCGCATTTCTCAAGTCCCGCCACCAAGGCGGTGATCGCGGCCGAGCATGGCGCGGTCGGCACGATTGCGCTCGACCGGCCCGGCGCGATCCGCGGGCGGACTTTCGCCACTCAGGTGCGCGACTGGGACGATGAGCGCACGACCTGGGCCAATCCCGACGGAACCGGCGGCACCGCCGGCGCACCCGGCCTGGGCACGCTCAGCAGCATCGGCGCCGCCAAATTGTTCGTTGGCGCCAAGGCCAAATGGGAGGATATCCTCAAACAATCGGCCAATAGCGAGACCAGGTTCAAGGCACTGGAACTGCCCGGCACGCTGACCGTCGCGTTGAAGACCAGTTTCGAACCCGCAACCAGCGCCAATGTCGCCGGTGTGATCCCGGGCAGCGACCCGAAGATCGGCAAGGAGATCGTCATTCTCTCCGCTCATCTCGATCATATCGGCGTGGGCAAGCCCGACGCGACCGGCGACACGATCAACAATGGCGCGGAGGACAATGCGGTCGGCATCGCGTCGCTGATCGAGGAAGCGAAACGCTTCAAGGTGAGCGGCAAGCCACCGCGTCGCACCGTCATGTTCCTTGCCGTCACCGCCGAGGAAAAGGGACTGGTCGGATCCGATTATTTCGCCAAGCACCCGACCGTGCCGAAGGAGAGCATCGTCGCCGACGTCAATCTCGACATGCCGCTGCTGACTTATCGCTTCGAGGATATGGTCGTGTTCGGCGCCGATCGCTCGACGCTTGGTCCGATCGTCAGCAAGGCGGTGGCCGGAGTCGGCGTGACCATGTCGCCCGATCCCGACCCGGCTCAGGCGATCTTCGTGCGATCGGATCATTACCGCTTCGTGCAGCAAGGCATCCCGTCGGTGTTCCTGTGGCCGGGTCAGGCGGGTGCCGGCAAGGCGGCCTGGGCGAAGTTCTTCGCGGAGAATTACCATCAGCCATCGGACGAAGTGTCGCTGCCGATCGACTGGGCGCAGGGTATCCGTTTCGTCGACGCGAACTATGCGATCGCGCGCGAGATCGCCGATGGCAATGACCGCCCGCGCTGGAACAAGGGCGATTTCTTCGGTCTGCTCTACCGGGGATATGGCGCGAAATAG
- the msrA gene encoding peptide-methionine (S)-S-oxide reductase MsrA: protein MASEVATLAGGCFWCTEAVFNDVIGVEKVESGYIGGSVPNPTYRQVCGGDTGHAEAIRVTFDTDQLSYGDLLDMFFATHDPTQLNRQGNDVGTQYRSAIFPHSPEQEIEARTAMARAATEVSGPIVTTIEPLTVWYPAEDYHQEYWQGEGQRNPYCQAVIPPKLKKLRKSFAARSKATEAA from the coding sequence ATGGCAAGCGAAGTCGCCACGCTGGCGGGCGGATGTTTCTGGTGCACCGAAGCGGTGTTCAACGACGTGATCGGGGTCGAAAAGGTCGAGAGCGGTTATATCGGCGGCTCGGTGCCCAACCCGACCTATCGCCAGGTATGCGGCGGCGACACCGGCCATGCCGAGGCGATTCGCGTGACCTTCGATACCGATCAGCTGAGCTATGGCGACTTGCTCGACATGTTCTTCGCAACGCATGATCCGACGCAGCTCAACCGCCAGGGCAATGATGTCGGGACGCAATACCGCTCGGCGATCTTTCCGCATTCGCCCGAACAGGAGATCGAGGCGCGGACCGCGATGGCGCGCGCCGCGACCGAGGTGAGCGGCCCGATCGTGACCACGATCGAACCGCTGACGGTATGGTATCCAGCCGAGGATTATCACCAGGAATATTGGCAGGGCGAAGGGCAGCGCAATCCCTACTGCCAGGCGGTTATCCCGCCAAAGCTGAAGAAACTGAGGAAGAGCTTCGCCGCGAGGTCGAAGGCGACCGAAGCGGCGTAG
- the galE gene encoding UDP-glucose 4-epimerase GalE yields the protein MRDMTVLVTGGAGYIGSHAVLALLDAGYRVVVVDNLVTGFAWAVDSRATLIEANIEDDGRVRAAIRGHHVKAIMHFAGSVVVPESVSDPLKYYRNNTVASRALLESAVAEGVPHFIFSSTAATYGTPATETVSEDSPTVPINPYGMSKLMTEAMLRDVAAAHPINYAALRYFNVAGADPQGRTGQSTAGATHLIKVAVEAATGKRDSVAIFGSDFDTPDGTGVRDYIHVSDLAAAHVAALDLLIADPSKSHILNAGYGRGFSVTQVLDAVDRVTNRTIERRFEGRRAGDPAALIADNKAILETLDWTPQRDDLDTIVGDAVAWERKLAERQ from the coding sequence ATGCGCGACATGACGGTGCTGGTGACGGGCGGAGCGGGCTATATCGGCAGCCATGCGGTGCTCGCTCTGCTCGATGCCGGCTATCGGGTCGTGGTGGTCGACAATCTCGTCACCGGCTTCGCCTGGGCGGTCGATTCGCGCGCGACGCTTATCGAAGCGAACATCGAGGACGATGGCCGTGTTCGCGCCGCGATCCGCGGTCATCATGTAAAGGCGATCATGCATTTCGCCGGATCGGTGGTGGTGCCCGAATCGGTCAGCGATCCGCTCAAATATTACCGCAACAACACCGTTGCCAGCCGCGCCCTGCTCGAAAGTGCGGTGGCCGAGGGCGTGCCGCATTTCATCTTCTCCTCGACCGCCGCGACTTATGGCACGCCGGCGACGGAGACGGTTTCCGAGGACAGTCCGACCGTGCCGATCAACCCGTACGGCATGTCGAAATTGATGACCGAGGCGATGCTGCGCGACGTCGCGGCGGCGCACCCGATCAATTATGCCGCGCTGCGTTATTTCAACGTCGCCGGCGCCGACCCGCAGGGGCGCACCGGGCAATCGACCGCCGGCGCGACGCATTTGATCAAGGTCGCGGTCGAAGCGGCGACCGGCAAGCGCGATTCGGTGGCGATCTTCGGCAGTGATTTCGACACGCCCGACGGCACCGGGGTGCGCGACTATATCCATGTCAGCGATCTTGCCGCGGCGCATGTCGCGGCGCTCGACCTGCTGATCGCCGACCCGTCGAAAAGCCACATTCTCAATGCCGGTTATGGCCGGGGCTTTTCGGTCACCCAGGTGCTCGACGCGGTCGACCGCGTCACCAACCGCACGATCGAGCGGCGGTTCGAGGGACGCCGCGCGGGCGACCCGGCGGCGCTGATCGCCGACAACAAGGCGATCCTGGAGACGCTCGACTGGACACCGCAGCGTGACGACCTCGACACGATCGTCGGCGATGCCGTGGCGTGGGAACGCAAGCTGGCCGAACGCCAGTGA
- a CDS encoding glutathione S-transferase family protein, which translates to MWQLYQFPLCPFSRKVRLLLGEKGVGYDLVRESPWERRDEFLDMNPAGQVPVMTDPSRKILLMDSMAICEYLEETVEKSAMINGTAVNRAEIRRLVAWFDTQFFADITAPLLHERMVKRLVTKESPDSKVLREAMKAAVRHLDYTDYQLDHHNWMAGSTMSLADLAAAAQISVTDYLGGIDWKNHEQTAKWYRGLKSRPSFRPLLSERMEGITPPKHYDDVDFDL; encoded by the coding sequence ATGTGGCAGCTTTATCAATTCCCCCTGTGTCCCTTTTCCCGCAAGGTCCGGCTTCTGCTCGGCGAAAAGGGCGTCGGTTACGACCTTGTGCGCGAATCGCCATGGGAGCGCCGCGACGAATTCCTCGATATGAACCCGGCCGGCCAAGTGCCGGTAATGACCGACCCGTCGCGCAAGATCCTGCTGATGGATTCGATGGCGATCTGCGAATATCTCGAGGAGACGGTCGAGAAGTCGGCGATGATCAACGGTACCGCGGTCAATCGCGCCGAAATCCGCCGGCTGGTCGCATGGTTCGACACGCAGTTCTTCGCCGACATCACCGCACCCTTGCTCCACGAGCGCATGGTCAAGCGGCTGGTGACCAAGGAGTCACCTGATTCGAAGGTACTGCGCGAGGCGATGAAGGCGGCGGTGCGCCATCTCGATTATACCGATTACCAGCTCGATCATCACAATTGGATGGCGGGATCGACCATGAGCCTCGCCGATCTGGCGGCGGCGGCACAGATATCGGTGACCGATTATCTCGGCGGGATCGACTGGAAGAATCACGAGCAGACCGCGAAATGGTATCGCGGACTGAAGAGCCGCCCGAGTTTCCGCCCGTTGCTGTCGGAACGGATGGAGGGGATCACGCCGCCGAAACATTATGACGATGTGGATTTCGATCTCTGA